The region ATTTTTATCTGGAAGTGAGGCTATAAGGAAAAAACCGTCAAGTAAAGACTGGTGATTTGGTGCAAGTATAAAGTTTTCTGAAGGTATATTTTCCAGTCCCTTCACCTCTAATGAGAAGTAGGCTTTAAATACAGGCTTTGTAACTTTTTTCAGAATTAATACAGGTAGTTCTGTCTCTTTTATATCAATCTTCACCTCTTTTTCAAATAACTTTTTCCAGTTTATTTCCTCAAACTCTATCTTCTTTTTCTTCTCCGATATGTATCTGGAAAGCTCTTCTACAGTCTGGAGATTTGATAACTGCTGATCCGTTATCTCAATACCAAATGTTTTCTCAATAAAGGCCTGAAGTTCAACCTTCTCAAGTGAATCAAGTCCAAGATCAAGCTCAATATGGCTGTCAGGATAGATATCCTTTTTACTGACCTTTTTCAGATATTCCTTTAAGATTCTGTACTCCTCAAGATCAGGCTCTTTTACCTCTCTTTTTATTACTTTTTCTTCTTCAAGAAATCTGTCTAAAAGGAATCTCCTTATCTTTCCAAGCCTTGTTTTTGGAAGTTCCCTCTTTACTATCTTGAATCTGTATATCCTTTTATAATCTGGGACTGTAAGATTGTATTTGTCTATAACATTCCATTTTATAGTTTCCTCTATATTCAGAACTCCTGACTGTGATATCTTCTGGAAGTCCGGATAAACGAGCGCAAAAAGCTGCCCATCCTTCATCATAACAGCAACTTCCTTTACAAGATCTGATACCTTTAAGATCTTTGATTCTATCTCCTCAGGATTTATATTTTTTCCTGTTGGAAGCACAATAATATCTTTCTTTCTTCCTGTAACATAAAGATATCCTTCATCGTCCAGATAACCTAAATCACCTGTGTAAAGCCATCCATCCTTTATAACCTCCGCTGTTTTTTCAGGTTTTTTGTAGTAACCTTTCATAACATTGTCGCCTTTTACAATTATCTCACCATCTTTTATCTTTACATGAACACCTTTTATAGGCTTTCCAACGGATCCAAGTTTTATCTTTTCTGGTGGGTTAAATGAAACGATAGGAGATGTTTCTGTAAGTCCGTAACCTTCAACGATCTTAAATCCAAGAGCCCAAAGATCCTTTGCTATATCCTCATCAAGCTTTGCTCCACCGCTTACAAAATATTTGATATTACCTCCAAATGTTTTATGAACTTTACTGAAAATAACTCTACTTAAACTCTGGTTGTTTATCGTTTTGGTTATATTAAAAAGTGTTCTGGTTATCAAGTTGCTGTTTATCTTCTCAAATATCTTTCTGTGAAAAAGTGTGTAAAGACGGGGAACACCTATAAGTATTGATACTTTATGTTTTTTCATAAGGTTGAGTATCTCTTCGGAGGATAGCTTCTCAAGAAATATTATCGTTGCACCAAGTGTTAATGGGACAAGCATTGATACCATTAAAGGGTAGGAATGATGAAAAGGAAGGATGGCTATCGTTTTGTCAGAGCTGTCAGCTATCTCCGTTTCATGGATACTTTTTATGTTTGAAAGTAGATTTTTATACGAGAGCATAACACCTTTTGGAGGACCTGTTGTCCCCGATGTGTACAGTATCACAGCTGTATCTTCTTCTGAGACGGTTATCTCTCTGATACTTTCCTTTATGCCTTCTGTTTTAAGATCTTCAAAGATGATAACCGGTATATCCTTTTTTAGAATATTCAGGGCCTTTTCAACGGTTGGATACCTCTCTTTTGAACAGAATATATAGGAAGGTTCGCTATCTCCCAATATGTACGAGACTTCTTCCTCAACGGACATAAAATCTATCGGGACAGGGATTCCCCCTTTTTTCCATATGCCGAAAAAGCTGTATATCCACTCAGGTCTGTTCTCTGAGAAAATACATACCCGATCGTCTTTTTTTATAACTAATTTTGATGAGAAAATATCTATGTTCTTTTCAATCTGAGGATGGTTGATAATCTTATTACCTGCTATAAGCTGTGAGTCCTTATGGATATATATCATAGATATGAATTTAATATATTGTGATCGTCTTGACAATTTTTATAATTTAAATTAAATTATTTAGTCCTTGTTGAATATGTTGAGCCGCTAGCTCAGTTGGTAGAGCACCGGTCTTTTAAACCGGTGGTCCTGGGTTCGACCCCCAGGCGGCTCACTTTTATGGTATAATCTTACGCTATGCCCCCGTCGTCTAGCCAGGCCTAGGACACCGGCCTTTCACGCCGGCGACACGGGTTCGAATCCCGTCGGGGGCATTTTTAATTTGTGGTCGGTTAGCTCAGATGGCTAGAGCGCCTGCCCGACACGCAGGAGGTCGGAGGTTCGAATCCTCCACCGACCATTCATCTTCCTCCCTTTTCTCAATCCTCCCGACAATCTACATTAGCCAAAATTAAAAAAGTGTTTAAATTAAATACTGTAAAAGAAAAAAAGGAGGGTTGAGATGAAAGTATTCATAAGAGAAAAAGATGGGAGGTACCAGCTTGTAAACCCATACACTCAGGAGGTTATCTCAGAGTTTTCAGATGTATCTGATGCTGTTAGAGAGGCACTTGACAACGATCTTCAGCTCCCATTAAGGGCTGTTGATGGTGAGTTTGTTATTGATAAGGAAGGAAATCCTGTTTATATAAATGAAAAGGGAATACTTGAGCTTGCAGATGGAACATTACTTGAGGAATGCAGAATCTGTCCGAAATGTGGATGGATAGCATACTGGGAAGAGGTTATGGATGAGGATAAAGAGCCAAGAGAATGTTATGTCTGCCCACACTGCGGTAATGTTTTTGGATGTACCCCTGAGCCTGAAGATATAGGTGAAGGAGATTAAAAGGGGGGCTCAAGCCCCTTTTTTATGCTGTAGATTTTTCTTTTTCTTTAGCTTCTACCTTTTCTTCTTTTGTAACTTCAGCTTCTATCTCTTTAGTAGGTATTACCTTCTCTTCTTTTTTTTCTGTTTCGCCACTTAATGAGTCTTTAAAACTTCTTATACCTTCACCTAAACCTTTACCTATTTCAGGCAGTTTTTTTGCCCCGAAAAGAAGGACAAGAATACCAAATATTATTAAAAGTTCCCAGATTCCAATACCACCAATCATAAAAATCCTCCTATATTCCGCGAAGTTTTTTAACAGTTTTAATTATATCATCAATGTTATCTTCAATGACTTTAGGTTCCCAGACCTGTACAATTCTTCCCTGTGGATCAAGTAGAAAAACAGTGCTGACGATCTTCTCCTTCTCTATACCATGTACATCAACCTTTTCATAAACACCATAACCTTTTATAGCTGTCATATCAGGATCACTTAACATAAGAAATTTTATATCATGATCATGTTTAAATCTTTTGTGTTCCTCAACAGGATCAGGATCAATAACAACTACTGTTACGCCAAGGTTCATAACCTTTTCAAGATTTTCTTTCAAAGGACATTCTGATCTGTCACATCTTCTTTTTTCTTCTGTCTGTGAAAAATATATAAGAACATGCCTGTTTTCACTTAAAAGATCTCTGAGGCATACCTCCTTACCTTCAGCTTCTATCAGACAAAACTCAGGAGCTATTTCCCCAACTTTTTTTCTTTTGTCTTTAGCCATTTTTACCCTCCATTTTTATTATTCTCTTTATATCCTCAATAAGCTCAGGCATATGTTTAAATCTATGATCTCCACCTGGAAAAAGCTTCACATAAAAATCTTTAAAATACTCAGCTGTTTTCCTGCTATCTAAAACCTCATCACCTTCGTCAAGATAAACATATATCCTATCTCTTATATTTTCCAGTTTTTCTAAAGGAACAAAAAATCTCTCCAGGGATCTAAAATGTTTCTCTGTAAACTCATACTCCTCATCTGTCTTGTAATTCTTGTGGTGTCCTATTTCTGATCTCAGTATGATATGTGCATCAACTGCCGGATTTATAAGAACGGATCTATTCCCATATTTATAGGAGAGGTATAGAGCATAAAATCCTCCCAGAGATGTTCCTACAAGTATTAAAGGCTCTTCTCTCAGATTTCTTACAAGATACTCAAGAAGTTCAACAGCCTTCTCAGGGTCATAGGGAAGGTTTATAGATATTACATTTTCACTGCCAAAGGCTTCTCTTAGATGATTTACTTTATCTCCATAACCGGCTGAGTTAAAGCCGTGAATATAAAGAAATTTCATATCAAACCCCTTGAAATTTAAAGTCACTATATTATATTAGTGAAATTGTAAAATTCAAACAATGATTGTTGACAATAGATAACTTTTGTGCTTAAATATTTAGCCTCGTGGGAATAGGTAAGCTGGCGTAGCTCAGTCGGCAGAGCAGGTGATTTGTAATCACCAGGCCGTGGGTTCGAGTCCCACCGCCAGCTCTTTAGAATAAGGAGGAGTCGCCTAGCCTGGCCAATGGCGGGAGACTGTAAATCTCCTGGCGAAAGCCTGCGCAGGTTCGAATCCTGCCTCCTCCACCATATGAATATGCGGGAGTAGCTCAGCTGGTAGAGCATCTGCCTTCCAAGCAGATGGTCGCGGGTTCGAGTCCCGTCTCCCGCTCCATTAACAAACTTATGGTTCTCCATTTATCATAAAAGTTAATCTTTACAAAAAATGTCTATCTCTGTTATAATATTTTTTTGCTTGAATAAAATAGCTGTATTATGCCCACGTAGCTCAGTCGGCAGAGCACACCCTTGGTAAGGGTGAGGTCGGCGGTTCAAGTCCGCTCGTGGGCTTAGGCAGGCAGACTAAAGATCACAGGAGGTAAAAAAGAGAATGGCAAGAGAGAAGTTTGAGAGGAAGAAAGAGCACGTAAACGTGGGGACGATAGGACACGTAGACCACGGAAAGACGACATTAACAGCTGCTATAACATACGTACTATCAAAGAAAGGGTTAGCGGAGTTCATAGGGTACGGAGAGATTGATAAGGCACCGGAAGAGAGAGACAGAGGAATTACGATCAACATCACACACGTAGAGTACGAGACAGAGAAGAGACACTACGCACACGTTGACTGTCCAGGTCACGCAGACTACATCAAGAACATGATAACAGGTGCTGCACAGATGGACGGAGCGATACTTGTGGTATCAGCAGCGGACGGACCAATGCCACAGACAAGGGAGCACGTGTTATTAGCAAGACAGGTTAACGTTCCATACATAGTAGTATTTTTAAACAAATGTGACATGGTAGATGACGAGGAGCTATTAGAGCTTGTAGAGCTAGAGGTAAGAGAGCTACTGAACAAGTACGAGTTTCCAGGTGATGATGTACCAGTGATCAGAGGTTCAGCGTTAGGGGCACTGAACGACGAAGAGAAATGGGTTAAATCAATAGAAGAGCTATTAGATGCTATGGACAACTACATACCGACACCAGAGAGAGCGACAGACAAACCATTCTTAATGGCGATAGAGGACGTATTTACGATATCAGGAAGGGGGACAGTTGTTACAGGAAGAGTAGAGAGAGGAACATTAAAAGTAGGAGATGAGGTAGAGATAGTAGGGTTATCAGACGAGATCAGGAAGACAGTAGTGACAGGTATAGAGATGTTCAGGAAGACACTTGACGAGGCAGTAGCAGGGGACAACGTAGGAGTGTTATTAAGAGGAATAGGAAAGGATGAGGTAGAGAGAGGGCAGGTATTAGCTGCACCGGGATCAATCACACCACACAAGAAGTTCAAAGCACAGGTATACATACTTTCAAAAGAGGAAGGAGGAAGACACACACCATTCTTCCTTGGATACAGACCACAGTTTTACATCAGGACAGCAGATATAACAGGTACGGTAGTAGAGTTACCGGAAGGGCAGGAGATGGTAATGCCAGGGGACAACGTAGAGTTAACAGTAGAGTTAATGGAGCCAGTAGCTATAGAGGAGCAGATGAGATTTGCCATCAGGGAAGGTGGTAGAACTGTTGGTGCTGGTGTTGTTACTCAAATAATTGAATAACAAAAATAGAGGAAAGTGTAATGCCTAGAGAGATAATAACTTTAGCTTGTACGGAATGTAAGAGAAAGAATTACACAACAACTAAAAATAAAAGAAAGCATACAGACAGACTTGAGCTCAGAAAGTATTGCAAGTTCTGTAGAAAACATACATTACATAGGGAGATAAAGTAGCTTTAGAAGGGGCAATAGCTCAATTTGGCAGAGCAGCGGACTCCAAATCCGCAGGTTGGGGGTTCGAGTCCTCCTTGCCCCGCTGTATCTATAAAATGGAGAGATATGTTGAGTATAGGTGAAGCGATAAAGTTTCTTAAAGAAGTTAGGGAAGAGCTTAAAAAGGTAACATGGCCTTCTAAACAGCTTGTAAGGACAGCAACTATAGCTGTGATCGTTTTTACACTGATCGTTTCTGTTTATTTATGGGGATTGGATATCCTCTTTGACAGGATATTTAACTTCCTTTACAAATAAAAGAGGTAAAAGCTGAATGTCTGAAGAGATGAAACAGAATGAAAATCTTGAAAATACGGAAGTAAATAAAGAAGAGAAAGATAAAAAGAAGAAATGGTATGCCCTGTACACACAATCAAACCTTGAGATAAGGGCTAAAGAGAACCTTATAAAGATGCTTGAGATGAACAATATGAAGCATCTTGTTGATGAGGTTCTCGTACCAGCTGAAGAAAAGGTTGTTATAAAAGCCCTCGGAAAAGAGAAATACAAGCTCTCCCTTAAAGGTGCAAACAGAGAGATAGATGTTATGGGAAAGAAGGGAATCACAAAATTCCTTATAGAGGATGGAAAGGTAAGGGTTTTAGAGAGCGTTGAAGGTGATGAACAGTGTGTTGCACACAGCCCTATATCCAAACCTGGACAGAAGATCCAGTGTAAGGAAAACAAAACCGAAGCCCGTATTGTTCTTGAAAACAAAGTATTCCCGGGATATCTCCTTATTAAAGCAGAGCTTAACGATGATCTTATAGATCTTATAAAGAAAACCCCATTTATAATCGGTTTTGTGAGTGCCGGCGGAATGCCTGTTCCACTGAAGGATGAAGATATAGAGAAAGTTCTGAGCCAGATCCAGAAAGGAGCTCCAAAAGTTAAAAAGCTTCTCTTCCAGAGAGGTGATCAGGTAAGAATTATTGAAGGTCCATTTATGAACTTTACAGGTGTTGTAGAGGAAGTTATACCTGAAAAAGAGAAATTGGTTGTTGCAATATCAATATTTGGAAGATCAACACCGGTTGAACTTGAGTTCTCCCAGGTGGAAAAGATCTAAAAGACTCAAGGAGGTGTATTTTTTATGGCTAAAAAGGTTGTAGGAACGATTGAGCTGATGATACCGGCTCAACAGGCTTCTCCATCTCCACCTGTTGGTCCTGCGTTAGGTCAGCATGGTGTGAATATAATGGAGTTTGTTAAAAGCTTTAATGCAGCTACAGCTGAGATGAAACCTGGAACAGTAGTTCCGGTTGTGATCACAGTTTATGCTGACAGATCATTTACTTTCATTCTCAAGACACCACCTGCTTCATACCTGCTTAAAGAGGCTGCAGGTATTAAAAAAGGTGCTTCAGATCCAAAAAGGGAAAAGGTTGGGAAGGTAACGAAGGAGCAGATAAGAGAGATAGCTGAGATCAAGATGAAGGATCTTAATACTGAGGATATTGAGGCTGCTATGAGAATTATAGCCGGAACAGCCCGTTCAATGGGTATTGAAGTAGAAGGATTGGAGGCGTAGCCATGGCAAAAAGAGGAAAGAAATACCTGAAAGCTCTTGAGCTTGTTGATAAAGATAAACTTTACTCTATTGAAGAGGCTGTTGAGACATTAAAGAAGATGGAAGAGGTTCTCCAGAGAAAGTTTGATGAGACGGTAGAGC is a window of Persephonella marina EX-H1 DNA encoding:
- the tuf gene encoding elongation factor Tu, which translates into the protein MAREKFERKKEHVNVGTIGHVDHGKTTLTAAITYVLSKKGLAEFIGYGEIDKAPEERDRGITINITHVEYETEKRHYAHVDCPGHADYIKNMITGAAQMDGAILVVSAADGPMPQTREHVLLARQVNVPYIVVFLNKCDMVDDEELLELVELEVRELLNKYEFPGDDVPVIRGSALGALNDEEKWVKSIEELLDAMDNYIPTPERATDKPFLMAIEDVFTISGRGTVVTGRVERGTLKVGDEVEIVGLSDEIRKTVVTGIEMFRKTLDEAVAGDNVGVLLRGIGKDEVERGQVLAAPGSITPHKKFKAQVYILSKEEGGRHTPFFLGYRPQFYIRTADITGTVVELPEGQEMVMPGDNVELTVELMEPVAIEEQMRFAIREGGRTVGAGVVTQIIE
- the secE gene encoding preprotein translocase subunit SecE yields the protein MSIGEAIKFLKEVREELKKVTWPSKQLVRTATIAVIVFTLIVSVYLWGLDILFDRIFNFLYK
- the rplK gene encoding 50S ribosomal protein L11, with amino-acid sequence MAKKVVGTIELMIPAQQASPSPPVGPALGQHGVNIMEFVKSFNAATAEMKPGTVVPVVITVYADRSFTFILKTPPASYLLKEAAGIKKGASDPKREKVGKVTKEQIREIAEIKMKDLNTEDIEAAMRIIAGTARSMGIEVEGLEA
- a CDS encoding AMP-binding protein produces the protein MIYIHKDSQLIAGNKIINHPQIEKNIDIFSSKLVIKKDDRVCIFSENRPEWIYSFFGIWKKGGIPVPIDFMSVEEEVSYILGDSEPSYIFCSKERYPTVEKALNILKKDIPVIIFEDLKTEGIKESIREITVSEEDTAVILYTSGTTGPPKGVMLSYKNLLSNIKSIHETEIADSSDKTIAILPFHHSYPLMVSMLVPLTLGATIIFLEKLSSEEILNLMKKHKVSILIGVPRLYTLFHRKIFEKINSNLITRTLFNITKTINNQSLSRVIFSKVHKTFGGNIKYFVSGGAKLDEDIAKDLWALGFKIVEGYGLTETSPIVSFNPPEKIKLGSVGKPIKGVHVKIKDGEIIVKGDNVMKGYYKKPEKTAEVIKDGWLYTGDLGYLDDEGYLYVTGRKKDIIVLPTGKNINPEEIESKILKVSDLVKEVAVMMKDGQLFALVYPDFQKISQSGVLNIEETIKWNVIDKYNLTVPDYKRIYRFKIVKRELPKTRLGKIRRFLLDRFLEEEKVIKREVKEPDLEEYRILKEYLKKVSKKDIYPDSHIELDLGLDSLEKVELQAFIEKTFGIEITDQQLSNLQTVEELSRYISEKKKKIEFEEINWKKLFEKEVKIDIKETELPVLILKKVTKPVFKAYFSLEVKGLENIPSENFILAPNHQSLLDGFFLIASLPDKNLVDTYFLAEEIYFRSPLRKLLAKYFHILTVNINRDLKLSLQKTATLLKKGKNVVIFPEGARTRDGKLLPFKKSFAILSKELNIPVVPVAIKGAYNVFPIGSRFPKPGKVTITFLKPVYPEGKTEDQIVNETYTEISKNI
- a CDS encoding Sec-independent protein translocase subunit TatA/TatB, yielding MIGGIGIWELLIIFGILVLLFGAKKLPEIGKGLGEGIRSFKDSLSGETEKKEEKVIPTKEIEAEVTKEEKVEAKEKEKSTA
- the nusG gene encoding transcription termination/antitermination protein NusG, which translates into the protein MSEEMKQNENLENTEVNKEEKDKKKKWYALYTQSNLEIRAKENLIKMLEMNNMKHLVDEVLVPAEEKVVIKALGKEKYKLSLKGANREIDVMGKKGITKFLIEDGKVRVLESVEGDEQCVAHSPISKPGQKIQCKENKTEARIVLENKVFPGYLLIKAELNDDLIDLIKKTPFIIGFVSAGGMPVPLKDEDIEKVLSQIQKGAPKVKKLLFQRGDQVRIIEGPFMNFTGVVEEVIPEKEKLVVAISIFGRSTPVELEFSQVEKI
- a CDS encoding YqiA/YcfP family alpha/beta fold hydrolase — its product is MKFLYIHGFNSAGYGDKVNHLREAFGSENVISINLPYDPEKAVELLEYLVRNLREEPLILVGTSLGGFYALYLSYKYGNRSVLINPAVDAHIILRSEIGHHKNYKTDEEYEFTEKHFRSLERFFVPLEKLENIRDRIYVYLDEGDEVLDSRKTAEYFKDFYVKLFPGGDHRFKHMPELIEDIKRIIKMEGKNG
- a CDS encoding peroxiredoxin family protein, whose protein sequence is MAKDKRKKVGEIAPEFCLIEAEGKEVCLRDLLSENRHVLIYFSQTEEKRRCDRSECPLKENLEKVMNLGVTVVVIDPDPVEEHKRFKHDHDIKFLMLSDPDMTAIKGYGVYEKVDVHGIEKEKIVSTVFLLDPQGRIVQVWEPKVIEDNIDDIIKTVKKLRGI
- the rpmG gene encoding 50S ribosomal protein L33 encodes the protein MPREIITLACTECKRKNYTTTKNKRKHTDRLELRKYCKFCRKHTLHREIK